A single Micromonospora luteifusca DNA region contains:
- a CDS encoding DUF3140 domain-containing protein, which produces MVREARLDPEVEVLWEDFHAEVNVPSEQLRTWLLTRGSGENSFGPNPNLDLPQPGREILKVLNKRKVDLTPEDIEVMREAVERIRELMDAKPSRGNADDTWRHSLLDLGHDPLVER; this is translated from the coding sequence ATGGTACGCGAAGCGCGGCTCGACCCCGAGGTGGAAGTGCTCTGGGAGGACTTCCACGCCGAGGTCAACGTCCCGTCGGAGCAGCTGCGGACGTGGCTGCTGACCCGAGGCTCCGGGGAGAATTCGTTCGGCCCGAACCCGAACCTCGACCTGCCCCAGCCGGGCCGGGAGATTCTCAAGGTGCTGAACAAACGCAAGGTCGACCTCACCCCGGAGGACATCGAGGTGATGCGGGAAGCGGTCGAGCGGATCCGCGAGCTGATGGACGCCAAGCCGTCGCGCGGCAACGCCGACGACACGTGGCGGCACTCGCTGCTCGACCTCGGGCACGACCCGCTGGTCGAACGCTGA
- a CDS encoding LysR family transcriptional regulator, whose product MNLELRHLRVVCAIAETGSVTKAASALGLAQPALTAQLQRIERTLGGPLFDRDRRGARPTALGELVLARARVLLPAMKGLQDEAARLAGSGDAPPCYRLGGVNSPILGRMVHRLAAEQPPAQITTLASWSVDELAQLVAGGRLDFALTGVCGDASPSAGFGLSWQEVAVDPVLVLLPETHPLAAHDEVRLGDLRHEQWVAAPGDGCFSDCFAAACARAGFTPRKVYETDIRGCVDLVDAGVAVALCQATFRPVAGLVTRRLAGIPLRWRLLLGWHPDSPAAREAELVLETAKAAYVDSLAPHPAYLAWLPRNPGFGVRQPSGVRPG is encoded by the coding sequence ATGAACCTGGAGCTGCGTCACCTGCGGGTGGTCTGCGCGATCGCGGAGACGGGGAGTGTGACAAAAGCGGCGTCGGCGCTCGGCCTGGCCCAGCCGGCGCTCACCGCCCAGCTCCAGCGCATCGAGCGGACGCTGGGCGGCCCGCTGTTCGACCGGGACCGGCGCGGAGCCCGGCCCACCGCACTCGGTGAGCTGGTGCTGGCTCGGGCCCGGGTGCTGCTGCCGGCGATGAAGGGGCTGCAGGACGAGGCGGCGCGCCTGGCCGGGTCCGGTGACGCCCCACCCTGCTACCGGCTCGGTGGGGTGAACAGCCCGATCCTGGGCCGGATGGTGCACCGGTTGGCGGCCGAGCAACCCCCCGCCCAGATCACCACGTTGGCCTCCTGGTCGGTCGACGAGCTGGCGCAGTTGGTGGCCGGCGGCCGACTGGACTTCGCGCTCACCGGTGTGTGCGGCGACGCCAGCCCGTCGGCCGGGTTCGGGTTGAGCTGGCAGGAGGTGGCCGTCGACCCGGTGCTGGTGCTGCTGCCGGAGACGCACCCCCTCGCGGCACACGACGAGGTGCGCCTGGGGGACCTGCGCCACGAGCAGTGGGTGGCCGCGCCGGGCGACGGCTGCTTCAGCGACTGCTTCGCCGCCGCCTGCGCGCGCGCCGGCTTCACCCCTCGAAAGGTGTACGAGACCGACATCCGTGGTTGCGTCGACCTGGTGGACGCCGGCGTGGCGGTGGCGCTGTGCCAGGCGACGTTCCGCCCGGTGGCCGGGTTGGTCACCCGTCGACTCGCCGGCATACCGCTGCGCTGGCGGCTCCTGCTCGGCTGGCATCCGGACTCCCCCGCCGCCCGGGAGGCCGAGCTGGTGTTGGAGACGGCCAAGGCGGCGTACGTCGACTCGTTGGCCCCGCATCCCGCGTACCTGGCCTGGCTGCCCCGCAACCCGGGTTTCGGCGTCCGGCAGCCCAGCGGGGTCCGACCGGGCTGA